One genomic window of Solanum dulcamara chromosome 12, daSolDulc1.2, whole genome shotgun sequence includes the following:
- the LOC129877316 gene encoding chromo domain protein LHP1-like, which produces MKGGKNKNSGLLSDTETTPPPPPTPPSDSVAGDNGVNSEKPSKVEEKERDVGAEGADKEEKDEEDVGIQEGEAEEELADAEKPKLAEGFYEIETVRRKRIRKGKIQYLIKWRGWPESANTWEPVENLMTCYDVIDAFEESLQSGKQRSTRKRKRTHGVTHFQIKRKQQHQQQHSPADAADNVPAVKVRISEEPVPSPPLASLNVIDHVDRNGSALNYIEVDEVANDNDLMLDSSVKEIEGQNELHFKLSELQGVMETKEASMENGVMSSKETSVENGLMATKDTSVENGVMATKEISVEKGVMATTETSVEKGVMAPKDTSVEKGVMTTREASVEKGVMTTRETSVGKGVLETTETSVEKGVMATRETSVGKGVMATTETSVEKGVMATRETSVEKGVMITRETSVDRSDNGFTSGFSTANGTESLQSGRYTGAKKRKSASVRRFKQQATSGVVKDLEDALANATSGPLNAFMEEEMYNHGLVGNALSCNNKCDQFNDTYAITEIIRALGYLPPNTENGLQDVSVTFLAKRSDGKEVIVDNKFMKTNNPLLLISFYEKHLRHHPPQ; this is translated from the exons ATGAAAGGAGGGAAAAACAAGAATTCCGGTTTGCTATCAGATACAGAGAcgacaccaccaccaccacccacACCACCTTCTGATTCCGTCGCCGGCGACAATGGTGTGAATTCTGAGAAGCCTTCCAAAGTTGAGGAGAAAGAAAGAGATGTGGGTGCTGAAGGGGCTGACAAGGAAGAAAAGGATGAAGAAGATGTGGGAATCCAAGAAGGGGAGGCTGAAGAGGAATTGGCTGATGCTGAAAAACCCAAACTTGCTGAAGGATTTTATGAGATTGAGACCGTAAGAAGAAAGAGGATTCGAAAG GGAAAAATTCAATATCTAATCAAATG GCGAGGCTGGCCGGAGTCTGCAAACACATGGGAACCTGTGGAGAATCTAATGACGTGCTACGATGTTATCGATGCATTCGAAGAGAG CTTGCAATCAGGGAAACAGCGATCTACACGTAAGCGTAAGCGAACTCATGGGGTTACTCACTTTCAAATCAAAAGAAAACAGCAGCACCAACAACAACATTCCCCTGCAGATGCTGCAGATAATGTGCCTGCAGTGAAGGTTAGGATCAGTGAGGAACCTGTGCCTTCACCTCCTCTGGCTAGCTTGAATGTGATTGATCATGTGGATAGAAATGGTAGTGCTTTGAATTATATCGAAGTGGATGAAGTGGCTAATGACAATGATTTAATGTTGGATTCCTCTGTAAAAGAAATTGAAGGGCAAAACGAATTGCATTTTAAGCTTAGTGAACTACAGGGAGTGATGGAAACAAAAGAGGCCTCTATGGAAAATGGAGTGATGTCATCAAAAGAGACCTCTGTGGAAAATGGATTGATGGCAACAAAAGATACCTCTGTGGAAAATGGAGTGATGGCAACAAAAGAGATCTCTGTGGAAAAGGGAGTGATGGCAACAACAGAGACCTCTGTGGAAAAGGGAGTGATGGCACCAAAAGATACCTCTGTGGAAAAGGGAGTGATGACAACAAGAGAAGCCTCTGTGGAAAAAGGAGTGATGACAACAAGAGAGACTTCTGTGGGAAAGGGAGTGTTGGAAACAACAGAGACCTCCGTGGAAAAGGGAGTGATGGCAACAAGAGAGACCTCTGTGGGAAAGGGAGTGATGGCAACAACAGAGACCTCTGTGGAAAAGGGAGTGATGGCAACAAGAGAGACCTCTGTGGAAAAGGGAGTGATGATAACAAGAGAGACCTCTGTAGATAGATCCGACAATGGCTTCACAAGTGGATTTTCAACGGCCAATGGAACAGAATCACTTCAATCTGGTCGCTACACAGGAGCTAAAAAGAGGAAGTCTGCTTCTGTTCGGAGATTTAAACAGCAAGCTACTTCTGGTGTAGTGAAGGATCTCGAAGATGCTTTAGCAAATGCTACCAGTGGCCCTTTGAATGCATTCATGGAGGAAGAAATGTACAATCATGGACTTGTGGGCAATGCTTTGAGTTGTAATAATAAGTGTGATCAGTTCAATGATACATATGCCATAACAGAAATTATCAGGGCCTTGGGCTATTTACCACCTAATACAGAAAATGGCTTGCAGGATGTGTCTGTGACCTTTCTAGCTAAGAG